In Papaver somniferum cultivar HN1 chromosome 9, ASM357369v1, whole genome shotgun sequence, the genomic stretch TTAGCCCATCACGATCACCTCTAATAactaaaaaaaatcttatttgttatttctggttcacAACCCAAAACCTCTAAAATACTCTTCTTAGCCCTACCCTTTACCCAAAACCGAATGAATGATGATAACAATTTaagtaaaatcaaaattttaagcATAAAGAATCGAAAATTTATACTTGCAATTATAACAAACGGGGTTCTAGGTAATAAGCTACTCTGAATTTTTTTGTATCTCTCGAAGTGCTTGAATTCCTGGTTTCTGTCTATATGGCCTCTTCTCAGCCTCCTCCAACGATAACATCATTAAAAACTCTAAAACAGAACATTGATCTCAGATTAGAGAGAGGGagaaataataacattaatcagTAAATGGCAAAGGTACCCATTTATCAAGTATCATCCAAAACTTTACCAATGCTGCAAAGCACTGCAGTGATAGCTCCACAGATTAGTAAACCTAACTCGctaccaagaacacaattgaagaggCTGAGTTGAACATGCATCAATCGAATACTTAAATGAGTTGAACgccttcaaaccctaacttcaattttgTAAAAACTGTACctgaaaaaataaaccctaacaaAGCCGTATGATCATAAATCAAGAGATTAGAgtttcaaaaatcaaaacaaaattgtGCAACCCTAACCTATGTTTCGTTTGGCTTGATTCCTTCATACCCTAACTTCCATTACAGTTACTCTTCTCGTTCAGGGAAAAATCGGAGGAGAATAAAGAAAGCGAATTTATGTATCATCGTTAATGATGTTTTGTTTTGTAGGGAAGAAAACCTAGGTTTGTTCTTAGGGTTtcttataagatttttttttttcgtttttttttttgtgtgtgtgataaatataaaaatttctttattttgtgAAGAAAAAACCTTGTATTTCTCTTCTTTGAGAAAAAGTGAAACAGAGCAATTTTATGAGAGGGTGAGGGTCACTGTTCAACGTGGAGCCTAAGGAGTTTaagattttaaaggagttagataatAATGTAAAATAATTTCGCCTCTATTTACGATCTGAAAAGGAAGAAAATCAAGATAAGGTTGCTCGGCCTAAACATCAACAAGGACCCTACTGATTGACGCTGGTTGCTCTCCTACATGGGGTGATGCCCATTTGATGGTCTAGTCTGTAAAGGTGTTTCACAGGAAGGGATCAGGATTTGCGGGACTTGGACACTTCTATGCGTCTCTTCAGAAAGCAGCTCACAGCTGTATTGTTCTGCCCAACAAAATCATTGTTGGATCTTCATGGGCCGTTGGAGTAAAATAGAACTTCCTCCAGAATGAGCATGTACGATGGTGCACCATGGGGTCTATCAACAGTTGTCTATCTACCCCACTTCTGACTCCCAAGAAGCGAGAATGCTCCAAAATAGATGCATCAATTTTATGGGTCAGACATCAATGGTCGACCAATGCTCATTAGTCGTCtatatgtgatttttttttttttttttggcataaaCACATTTTGGAGTTTGGGCACCTCGTGGATGTTCCACACAAACTTGTTGTGTTTCATAGTCCAACCCTATGTTTGTTtattcctgactcatctgagttgtctggatctgagtcatccggatttgagtgaaatcacctgactctttaggatctgactcaatatgtttgttttgagtcagatctaactcatctgactcaaaaaatgtgagtcagtggtttggtcccgtgagtcagggatattttgttacctgactcaaatgggtccgagtcagggattatgtctgagtcatagatcgagtcagatctgattcaaaatgcaaaacaaacggtctgactgctgactcggcctgAGTCAaaggttgactcagatccagacaccGAGTCAGTTGAAAACAAACAAGATGCAAGTTAAGGACAGTTAGCAGCTGACTGTTTGAACCAAATGGATTAACATAGGTGACTAGTGTTTTTGCTCACCCACGTTATGACCATGTCCAACAATAGGCACTTAGTCGACTGCTAGAAAcaatctcctcttcttctctacAGTGTCGGTTAATTCAAACTTCAAAGGTTGCTCCTTATAGATTTTGACCCTTCAGTTGGTAATTGATATCTGCTTGTACGTTGAACTTGAGACCATTTCTGTTAGGTATGGTACGGACTACGGAGTAATATTCTCTTTTGGAAAGAGGAGGAGCCATTAGTCAAAGATCACCCATAACAGTTTGAAAATGAAGGTCGGTCTATTTCTTATCTTAACCACACAAAAAACTAGCCCCATAATCTGGGCCAACTTTAATACAACCCCCTACCGTTGATTGCTCACAAAACTAGTTCACTGGAATCACTGCTAACTAGTTTCCTTTAATTTTTGTCAGTAGAACTAAATCCTTATCAACCTTGATCCAAATTGTATGCTTGCAAAGATAATATCTCTTCCAACCATTTTAGTACGAtaatatacacaaggtttgtgcTGCTATCACGCATTTGAGTACACAAAATTTGTGCACTTGAATACGATAATATACATAAGATTTGTGCTGTTATCACGCATAAGATTTGTGCTGCTATCATGCACTTGAGTACACAAGCCGAAAGGTAAGACACATTACCCAACTTGAGCAAGAAAAAACATTCTCTTCTTTTATATAAAAGGAATAGACTCAATAGTACAGTACTTGTTATCAAATTAAGATATGGAATGaagaaattatctagttttcaaTCAATAATACTGTTGAGTCCACAAGTTCATGCTCCATAGTATATTGTGTACCACCGACCACCGTTCCTCCAACGACTAAGACGGATTAACTATGGGTAATCAACTGCAAAAACGGAAAGAACAATAATGCGTACAACACGGGTCAAGCTCCATCGATCTTGATATTCAACAGAAGCGAAAAGTATATTATTGAGTTTTGACTTGTTATCCGCCTTGCGTACATGTATATACACCTCTATTCAACGTTCTTCATTCTAATATTAAAACACAACAAGACTTCAAGAGCCGGAAGATTTTGGTTTGACAAGTTGTTCATATATAAACTATATGGCCCATTAGGATCCTGCAAGATATATACAACAAATTGTCTTTGGATTGATTTCCAAGATATCGAGAAAAGCATTTGTGAATTATCGTATCCATCGTCCTTATGTGACTCAGTCATTTTTTACATCATACACATGGAATAAAGTAGTAGGATATATGCAAAACATATATAGGACCAGAGACAATTTTATGATCTTCTATTTATAGCTAGTTTGAAAGTAAGATTGCATAATAATATGTGGGATCTGATCAATACTAAAGATATGGTGGTATACTAAAAGCTAGTGGCAATATATATAATGCAAACTAAAAAATTTACTTAGCCTAATCCCTACGCGAAAACAAATTGTGTTAGTGACGTTGTTAACTATAGACATTGATCAAAAGTTATATACTTTTTGTACTGAATTAAGATCGATCGTTCGAGTATAATCAATTAAAGAACATGAACCAACATGGCTAGATACCTGAATATATCATTTTTCTAACTAAAAGTACCCCTACAAAAGAACTGATCAAAGAATAGCAATGAGTAAAAGGAGATACAAAAGAAAGACAAACCTCTCTGACCAAAGCTTCTATCTTGGAACAACATAAACTACATAAATTAGGCCGTCCGTGGATCATTGCGAGTTATAGCATATATCTTGAGCATCAGTGTACATATGTGCGCGTTCCTACATATCTTCACGTCTTAGCTTGTTTAGAAGAGCTGTAATGAGTGCATCTCTCTTCTCTGCTCTAGCTTCTTCTCTCATCCGTCTTTGCTCTTCTCGCTCTCTCCAATTTCTATCCATTAGTAACCTCTCTTTCTCTAAATCTTCCATTCTTTGTCTCCATTCCATCTCCCTCATCCTTCTCTCTTTTTCTCGTAATTCAACAGTTTCTCTCCATTGCGTTTCCATTTGCACTTGTTGTCTCATGAACTCCTCCAAAATATGTTGCAAGTTACTATTATAAGCATTACCCGTGGATGTGCTAGTTGTACTTGCCCCCTTtccttttctcattttctttttaaCAACTAAtttttcttcatcactttcttcaTTATCGTCATCATCTGATGATGATAATCTAGACCCTTTCTTTCTCATACCACTACTGGTCGGTCCACCTTCAGCTTCAAGCCATAACATCCTTTGCATCCTAGCTGAGAAGATGGTTTGGAGCTCATTATAAAATGGGAATTGTTGCCGCATACTTTCTGGCTCAATGGTTTCACAACCCTGTAGAATAATCAAACACATGACATGACCTTATTAATCATTTGATTGTTAATCCCTTAATTAGTTGATATACTAGATCAAACCACATAATCAAAATCCCCATACTTTGTCATTTCATAGGACCAGCTTTTCCAAATTTAGAATTGAAGCTTGTTACCTCTTATATAGCTCGAACGGTTAGAGATAGAGAGCTATACATAAAATcacattatcattcattttctaTTCTAGCTAATCTTATTCGAATCAGTGATATTAATCAAACCCTAGCTAATTTGTTTCTAAATTAACCATAACTACTTAGAAATTTGGTAGATGTGTCATGCATAAATAGTGGTTTTATTATGTGTTTGCATGCATGTTTTGGATAATAGAACTACGAATTTTAGATGAAAGAAGGAATTTAAAAGAAGAATAAATACCTTGTATCGGGTAACaagattcttccacttgcacttGCACTGATCCGAACTCCGAAGATAACCCTTTTCTTTCATCTTGTTAGAAATGACTTCCCAGAGAAGCTTGTTACGCTTTGTCTCCATGAATGTTTGATCCAACTCTGCTCTTatcactaaaaactccttcgtttcTTGAAAACTCCATTGAGGTACTCTACTATCTCCTTGTTCCATACTGCTCATActatgttgctgttgttgttgttgatgatgttgatgatgatgcccCCCCTCCATGGATCACATCCACCCTCACCTAGCTATCACAAGAGATAtcagaaagagaaaagaagaaagggAAATGAAAAGAGTTAAATATATAAGTTATTTTTGATCAGGTATGTGTATGGTGTGAATGTTAGAGAAGACTATCTAGGGTTTGAAACTTGAAAAAGAATAATTTGTTGTGGGTTTTGAGGTTTAGGGTTTGATGATGAAGCAGGTTTAATATTATTATTGGCTTCTATTTTATATCTCCAGATGAAATCTAGCGTGTCAAGTGTGAACTCAAGGTGTGAAAATGAGGTCTTGTTCAATAGAGTTTATCAATTTGATCTCTCCTTTTTACCTTACagcttctttcttttttattctctCCAAGGCTCCTTCTATCTAAAATAAGTTAGTTGTACAAAAGAAAATCTAAGAGGCAAATAAAGGAAAGTGAGGAGAAGAGAACAAAAAACTAACAGATTTTGTTTGTTGTTGAAATATAAACAAAATCTAAGGGAATTGAATTCTGATTTTCATTTCTCAAAAGAGTTTaatgagaaagagagagagagaaaacagtGTGTTTTGGTGGTACAACAAGGCTGTGTTGTGTGTCGGAAACTATCTGTCAAAAAAACgcgtttctctctttttctttcctttttgtttgtattttttttaaaaaaagaataaaaaaacaaaGTTTTTCGATTTTTTCTGGTCCACATTTGTTCTCACTACGCTGGTGTGACATCAGGGTTATGTCAGGAGAATCGTGTATTGCAAGTCAAATGTACAGTTGGAGTCCAACTAATGGCAAGATATCGACATATAATGGTTTTTCTCTAATCAAAAAAGTGAAAACGACTAAGCTATGAGAGGTATGGGGGAAGCTGTTGAATGCTTCTTGGGGTTGTCTAACTTGAGGATTAAGTTTCTCCAAATTATGTCGGTCCCATGATTATGCGTTTTGACGGGTTGCTCGCTGAACTTTCCTCACTGTTGCGGTAATTCTCTGTTGTTGTTGTGCCAATATATTATATCTGGATGTGATGATCAAATATTAACCATCATGTAATCAGTTTTTTCTCGGTCACTACCATGGAAGAATATGAAATTCATTAAAGAAAATTTACAACCCAAGGGGTAAATGATGCAGCAGCTGTCAAATTTGATGTGATTACCTCTGTTGTGAAAACTAGGACCTAGAAACGCCAAAACATGGTCCGACAAACGCTTTCACCATCGTGTGCGTGCATCTGCAAGTTCGGCACAATATGAACGCCTTTATGTGAACTTACTTGTACGCGGAAATGTGATGATGATCATGGCCCCACGTGATGCAGAGTTGACATTTCGTCCACGTGTCGGACGTGCGAGGGAACATTCAAAAGCTGAACACAGCAAACAAAGCCCACTGATGATGGGGTGTGGTGTGGGTTTTAGGATTAGCACGACCCATTAACAGGATGAAGAGTCGATATGGTCCTACCATTCTTTGTCCGCATTTCCTCAAAGAGCGACCCTAGGATTTATCGGAAGGATATATTGATTAGTGAAAATTACTACTACATCCATTTTTCAGATTTCTTACAATAAAAAACTCACGTCcagaaaagttcaggcgcgcacccatt encodes the following:
- the LOC113310718 gene encoding trihelix transcription factor GT-3b-like → MEGGHHHQHHQQQQQQHSMSSMEQGDSRVPQWSFQETKEFLVIRAELDQTFMETKRNKLLWEVISNKMKEKGYLRSSDQCKCKWKNLVTRYKGCETIEPESMRQQFPFYNELQTIFSARMQRMLWLEAEGGPTSSGMRKKGSRLSSSDDDDNEESDEEKLVVKKKMRKGKGASTTSTSTGNAYNSNLQHILEEFMRQQVQMETQWRETVELREKERRMREMEWRQRMEDLEKERLLMDRNWREREEQRRMREEARAEKRDALITALLNKLRREDM